TCGATCGAGGCATCGTGCGTTCCCGCGCACCGTTGCGTTTCGGTACCTTGGTTGTGTTCACCGACGGTACCGATCGCGCCCACCGAGTGTCCTACGGCGACATGATGAACGCGTTGGACGAGAGTGCCCACTCGGTATACGCCATCGGCGTCGGGGGCGAAATCGACGATGGCACCCTGGGTGACATCGGCCGGGACGGCTACCTGCGTGTCGAGGACGCCGGGGCCCTGGCAGAGGGTTTCCGCCAGATCGGCAAACGCATCATCCAGGTCATGCGTAGCTACTACCTTCTGAGCTACTGCAGTCCCGCACGAGCCGGACTGCACACGGTCACGGTCGAGGCAGTTTCGCAGATGCTTGGCAAGGGCGCGTTGAGTTACGACTTCGATGCTTCGGGGTTCCGGCCCGGATGCGATCCCAACCGGCCACCGCCTTTCGACACCTCCCGGCTGGGCGCGCCCCGGCGCCCGTCGCGCAAGCGTGGACCCGCGCTCAACCTCGAGATCAGGGCGCAAGCCGACGTCTCGGTCGGCTCCTGACACAGCCCATCACCAGACGGCGGACCTGTAGTTGGCCAAAACCGCCTTGTCTCGCGTGACCAGCGGTTGGTCGTCCAGCGCCGCCTGAGCGACTATCAGACGATCGAACGGGTCCCGAGTCCATCGCAGTCGCTTCGCCATCTCGACGACTGCATGGAACGGCTTGCCGCAGACCCGGATTTCGAGCGCCGTCCTAACGTGCGCGAAAACGTCCCGCGATGAAAGACGCAAACGTCCAATCTCATGCAGATACTCGACTTCCAGTTCCACCATCGGAGAAACCAGAAGTTGCACAGCCTCTCGGATCCGGTTCTTGGCTGTGTTCGATAGCTGGTCGGGAGCAGCCGCAAGCCAACCGATGACGTTCGTATCCAAGTAGATCACGGACGCCACTCGCCCGACCAGTCCACGTGCTCGAGGTCGGCCGGATCCCCGACGATCAAGTCCGGCAGTG
The sequence above is a segment of the Pseudomonadota bacterium genome. Coding sequences within it:
- a CDS encoding PIN domain-containing protein; the encoded protein is MIYLDTNVIGWLAAAPDQLSNTAKNRIREAVQLLVSPMVELEVEYLHEIGRLRLSSRDVFAHVRTALEIRVCGKPFHAVVEMAKRLRWTRDPFDRLIVAQAALDDQPLVTRDKAVLANYRSAVW